The genomic region TTATCTGCTCATTGAAGGAGGATATTGACAAATTATCGGAGGTAAACaaattaagtaatattGAACAGGAACACCTTTTACTCTTTCAATCAATGATTAAAAGAGTTGATGATATAGAAAAGGTAGCAAAGAAACGATTAAATGATATCAGATATAAATGCCCTAGGctttatttcattaatgATGCTGATTTGGTTGAGTTGGTTGGAGGTGGTGATAtggatttatttttatcaagaATATTTCCTGGGATTGCAAGGGTTATAACTAATGAGAATATTGTTTCGGGAATAGAGTCCAGTCAGGGggaaattattatttttgataGTAAAATTGATTATTGTTCAGgagataatattaaatttattaatgagTTGGATTCAATAATAAAGTGTACCATTAAAAGGTTATTTACATTGGGATTGGAAGAGTTAAAAGTTTGTTATTCTCATTTCAATTTTGATGATAGTTTTTTCTCCAAGTGGATTTCAAAATATCCtacacaaatattaattttgacATTATGCATATGCTGGACTGAATCGGTTGAATGCTGTAATtcatttacaaaaatattaaatttcttatctaaaattataaatttcataatttcaAATACGATTGATGTGtttgataatttgaaatattatcaattgTTTCTACTACTAAATTACCAAATTAACAAAACTAGAGAGATTGAAATGGGtgataaatcaaaattGGGTTGGCTAAAATGTGTGAGATATTATCATGACAACGATGAtgttattataaaaattatgtataaagaatataaatatagtttcaattatttgtttaattgCCAAAAAATGATAACTACAAAAGTGACTGAGCATTTTTACTCAATAGCATCCATGACTTTAAgttgtaatttattaccCAGTGCCCAAGGGCCTGCAGGTACTGGAAAGACCGAGACAATTAAGTCATTATCATATATAGCAGGTTCAAACGTGATGGTTTTCAATTTAAGTGAATTGTACGAAGTTGAGGATATGgagaaaattttatctGGGCTCTATCAACTAGGATTTTGGGGAATATTTGATGAGTTTAATAGGCTAAGTGAGTGTGTTTTATCATCAGTAACtgaaaaattatcaaacaaaaatataacattattGGATAGAAATATACAAGTTAATGGAAATAGTGcaatttttattactatGAATCCTGGATATTCAGGAAGGAGCGAGCTACCATTAAACTGCCTTAACTTATGTCAGCAGTTTTTCATGGAAAAAATTGATTTGCattcaatattaaatataaatttaaagatttttagttttaaattttgttcaAAACTTTCGGACAGAATTATTTTCCTCCTAAACTCACTTGATTTAGTGTTCACATCAGCCAAGTTTGATTTTGGCCTTAGATTCGTCAAGAATTtacttaatattataaagaatttgataataacaTCAATAGAATGGACTGATGAGTATGATATATTTCTTCAATCATTAAACAGGCTATTATTACCAAGATTAACGAATGAAGAGAAAGAGCTCTAcaaacattttataaagaACAATGCTgagttaaaatattctaatgATGAACTAGAGTTTgttgaattaataaaacttTCAAATGTAGATGATATTATTCTAAATAAATCACTTGAAATATATCAAATGTCAAAGATATCAAGTCTAGTTATACTATATGGTGAATCAGGTACAGGTAAATCGTtatcatttgataaatttatcgAGTGTATTGAGAAAACTAAAGAGGTTGAAGTTGTAAAGTTTGATCCAAACTCTTTAGATACTTGTGAACTTTATGGATATATGGATGTAGATGATTGGGTTGAGGGATTAATtcctaaaatattaaaatcaaaccCTGATAAAGATATGTATATAGTATTTGACGGTGATTTGAAACAAGAATGGGTTGAAAACTTAAATAGTCTATTAGATGataatagaatattaaCATTGTCGAATGGAGACAGAATAAGTCTCCGgaataatgtaaaaatatttcttGAAACTGATTCATTAAAAGATATAACTCCTGCAACTGTATCAAGGAGCACAATTGTATTTTTCGATTGTAAAATAGGtacaaattcattaattgGTAGTGATACTCAACTAGATTCACTTGGCAATGAATCTGAGTCTTtcataataaaatgtaacGATTCATGTGAATCAAAACTTTTAAAGAGAATCGAATGGCACTGTGTTATTAACacaatatatttatcacAAGGATTAGGGTCTAGagatataattaactatttatattcattacTAGGTGAAAATATACAGGAAAATGCTATTGGAGATGGATCAAAAAGGACAACAATATTAGTGAAGgatatacatattttaaatgatacAAGTAAATGGAGTTCCCTATGTTCTATATTTAGACAAATGATCAAATATAAGTTTTTTTACAGGTATTTTCCTGAAGAATCAGAATGGATTAAGGTACATTTGGATGGGATTGTTTTTGTATTTTGTAGTACATATGAGTGTGGAAATAAATGTAGGCTTTTGTCAATGTTAAAAGAGGTTGTACTGACTAATTCTAGTATTGAATTTGATGAATTTTCTCAACTAAAAACATTTATAAATCATAAATATGGCAGACAAATGAGTCATTATGACCTGACAGCCATTAAGTTATTACTATCAAAGAAACATGGAGGTTGGCTAATTCTAAAGCATTTGCAGAGTAGATTTAATGACAACTCACTACAACTTATGGAACAAGTAAAATGTATTTGTAAAGTTGATATAAATCCTGAGACTATAAACAACAGTGTTATAACGTGCAAATCAGTTGAAGATACATATAACTTTATTTActttacattattatacaataaatCCTTTTTGTATATATCTGGACCAAGTGTATCAGGTAAATCGTTTTTATCAAGAATTGCAAGTACAAATTTGGGGtttgaatttatagaaGCACATGATATGTCAAAGGATGACATTGtttcaataataatatcgTGTGGATTaaacaataaaaaatgtgtaatatttattaacattgATATTTTAGTGGATATGAAGCTATATTTTatagttaaaaatatgatttCGAAGGAATATTCAGTAGTACTTTATGATGCACTTATTAGAGATGtttatgataaaaattcaGTATCTATACCTTATgatgattttattaacgagtttaaaatgaaaataaatgataatataaGATTTATACTAACTGGAAATAATATAGAAAACTCTCTTATGAATAGActtataaaatataacatGCCATGTATATCATATGATGAATATGTTCTAATGTCACATGGTATGATAGAGGATAGTAAAGAGTTAATTCCAGATATATACAATGTATGCAAAGAATATGTAGGAGATGggtttataaattatatatttatacttaaAATGACAAAACATTGGTATCAAATAtcatttgaaattaatgttaaattgCTAAAGCACCTAAATAGAGGTATAGATAAAATCAAACTATTTAAAAACAACGTTGATAAAATGGAGTCATCTCTGAATCAAACAAGGTGTAAGCTTGATCAAATGAATATTGAGTCTGaaactaaaataaaaatgctagaaattaaaagaaaagaCTGTGAAGAAAAGAAGAAACTTGCAATGGAATTGGCAAGTGGTTTAAAGGAGAGGAAATCCATTTTGGATCataaaaaacaaatgaTCAAAAGTCAAATAAACAACATTGATCCTTTGATTAAGAAAGCAAAAGAAGATgtagaaaatataaacaagaGGTCCTTAGAAGAGCTCAAGAGCATGAATAACCCTCCATTTATagtaaaatatacaattgAAACAGTTTCTATGATATTGAAAAATGGTAGGAAAATACAGTGGGACGATGCTAAAAAGCTCTTGAAAAGCTCAGATTTTATCacaaaaataattctatatgatattgaaaatatgCAAGAgaatgtatataatatgcTAAAGGAGAGGTTGGAAATATCTGAATGGGATGTAAATAGGATATTTAAAGCATCAAAAGCCGCAGGTCCATTGGCAAAATGGGctaattcaattttaatatgttatgaaatttataaacaaGTGATACCATTAAAGAATGAAATCATTCAAATTGAAGAAGAATATATAAGAAATGAGAATATTTTGGCGGAACAAAACATGTTAATATCTCAATCACAAAATGAAATTGAGCAGAACCAGTTGGATTATGAAAAGAATATACAAGTGTCTAGTAAAATTcaaaatgaaattgaaatcAATCAGAATGAACTGATGGTATCTAAGAAAGTAATTGATGATTTAACAAATGAACTAGTGAGATGGAATAAAAGAGTTTCTCATATCGAAAATCATAATAAATACCTTTTATGTAATTCTACAATCGAGGCCATTATGCCTATATATGTATCATTAGATTATAATACCAGAACCACATTTATACAAAAATGCATAGAAACtttaaagaaaaaatttgaaaactATTCTTTTGATattaaaagtatttttaacattgaaaaatatataattgaaatGTACAAGAGATTAAGGCACTTTGTTGTACTGGACTCTAGTGAGTCTGAATATACATCATTAATACAGGAACCATATACACAAGTGTCATGTTGTGACGTTAACTTTATTAAGGTTTTAAATTCAGTCAAGAGCTTATCTGGGAGCTTATTAGTTAAGGACATACATTGTTGTGatgtaaatataaaactaaaaatattaaacgAGTTTAAAGAAAAGGTAGATGTAGAGACTGATTTTACCATGTACATTATTTCCACAAACGAATACTTTGGGATGAACAAATGTGTAgataaatgtataattgAGTCCATATATAACAGAGCTATAGTTTTGAACATGAAGTTAAATAGTGAATGCTTTTTGGAGTATaccaaaaataaaataattgatgTATTGGAACCTGAAATATACTCTTTGTATATcaatagtaataaaaatattgatGAACTAAATTTCAGAATCAACGATAATGAAACTAGattattagataaattaGTTGATTCAGATGTGTTTGACCCtgattttgtaaaatttatagatgAGTATAAACAGGTAAATGAACAATTAGACTCTTCCTTGAATGATTTAAAGAAATCTTATGAAATCTATGAACAGGCCATTGATTCCAAACTACCACTAATCGAACtactttattatatt from Theileria annulata chromosome 1, complete sequence, *** SEQUENCING IN PROGRESS *** harbors:
- a CDS encoding dynein heavy chain, putative (Tap349e08.q2ks7.C.cand.58 - score = 152.53), with amino-acid sequence MIPHGSTFRNFCAKVLIGIPDCVDFISSICALYFNISDVNINDILNSFYFDIVSNFINQKDPEIPLTIYFKDDLSCENGVDFSNKIVVSYGKREDVADLVNFILFYKLSSSNKFTKGFILLPLVSTSEFPLNLTILSHLKSLLTFYSASNTHIIDGNTVENKQISEKLRQILFLTEDLEKEFVTDDPKFPFCKSLIQYIDPDTKTLKVYEIKINDEFVLEDIKSDVREWSTEIFQIIKRYLSMFSEDEEYDTSDISDYISEKSSISSGSYETTSSSFDTSDTSSDTSDTSSDTSDSSDTSVIDNSLLTLKTSKIQRLTTGLVNDIYGYVHEICSNSIELFEEIEFWNNYQIEINELRKKMESPNFVNTLLLLEYNGISVENIYSFKESKGLVSKIVEEVKEINSFMAELKADNFINCEKLSDFPLLIEKVFTTLRKYKHLRYMKSDRLLLLINSIILNSIYSVSRIISIELNQTMEENHKVLMKSIRIVYDLKNRTVDLVKYFEKNNQLLTLNNNMIIILDLYRDILQSVCKIHEKFVTLNSDMSTVISELSEYLEDNSELDNCPKIITELNEINSSVSESNRLFVESVISGYSNLNEGMENVLKLDDVIFETKYKVENYKNEFLKCVNSYLYTLDLFEAFPVIEMINSLDESECKSMLVFNVDVYIDQITDEYDKIIRDIDDNDYEAVLIPFQYDNIPYKDMVIQERIMNLVHIVDVLNTISSKSILKTTKNNLNELLKNPKLNFRRIDFNYSDEHISLSSNNEYREKYLPYMTHLDRYHKLLKNHIFTSTNTILDEILIIRQLDVEVYDKNIYDDIILIEKIYKEYMYFVQESSELSDKLLHIIGDKSYLNHINISTLVRVYKLKRKEIQSFLEFEKNNYKIRSYFTKLKQDSDDVTIEYKHISIEFCEIYGLNQIYIYSIDNIDYIIDYINDNITKLLVIKSSKCDLKILNNCDLWICAIEKSKSFVENFKMFNDKFQKLLNIVSCKFMDFKDHGNIICSLKEDIDKLSEVNKLSNIEQEHLLLFQSMIKRVDDIEKVAKKRLNDIRYKCPRLYFINDADLVELVGGGDMDLFLSRIFPGIARVITNENIVSGIESSQGEIIIFDSKIDYCSGDNIKFINELDSIIKCTIKRLFTLGLEELKVCYSHFNFDDSFFSKWISKYPTQILILTLCICWTESVECCNSFTKILNFLSKIINFIISNTIDVFDNLKYYQLFLLLNYQINKTREIEMGDKSKLGWLKCVRYYHDNDDVIIKIMYKEYKYSFNYLFNCQKMITTKVTEHFYSIASMTLSCNLLPSAQGPAGTGKTETIKSLSYIAGSNVMVFNLSELYEVEDMEKILSGLYQLGFWGIFDEFNRLSECVLSSVTEKLSNKNITLLDRNIQVNGNSAIFITMNPGYSGRSELPLNCLNLCQQFFMEKIDLHSILNINLKIFSFKFCSKLSDRIIFLLNSLDLVFTSAKFDFGLRFVKNLLNIIKNLIITSIEWTDEYDIFLQSLNRLLLPRLTNEEKELYKHFIKNNAELKYSNDELEFVELIKLSNVDDIILNKSLEIYQMSKISSLVILYGESGTGKSLSFDKFIECIEKTKEVEVVKFDPNSLDTCELYGYMDVDDWVEGLIPKILKSNPDKDMYIVFDGDLKQEWVENLNSLLDDNRILTLSNGDRISLRNNVKIFLETDSLKDITPATVSRSTIVFFDCKIGTNSLIGSDTQLDSLGNESESFIIKCNDSCESKLLKRIEWHCVINTIYLSQGLGSRDIINYLYSLLGENIQENAIGDGSKRTTILVKDIHILNDTSKWSSLCSIFRQMIKYKFFYRYFPEESEWIKVHLDGIVFVFCSTYECGNKCRLLSMLKEVVLTNSSIEFDEFSQLKTFINHKYGRQMSHYDLTAIKLLLSKKHGGWLILKHLQSRFNDNSLQLMEQVKCICKVDINPETINNSVITCKSVEDTYNFIYFTLLYNKSFLYISGPSVSGKSFLSRIASTNLGFEFIEAHDMSKDDIVSIIISCGLNNKKCVIFINIDILVDMKLYFIVKNMISKEYSVVLYDALIRDVYDKNSVSIPYDDFINEFKMKINDNIRFILTGNNIENSLMNRLIKYNMPCISYDEYVLMSHGMIEDSKELIPDIYNVCKEYVGDGFINYIFILKMTKHWYQISFEINVKLLKHLNRGIDKIKLFKNNVDKMESSLNQTRCKLDQMNIESETKIKMLEIKRKDCEEKKKLAMELASGLKERKSILDHKKQMIKSQINNIDPLIKKAKEDVENINKRSLEELKSMNNPPFIVKYTIETVSMILKNGRKIQWDDAKKLLKSSDFITKIILYDIENMQENVYNMLKERLEISEWDVNRIFKASKAAGPLAKWANSILICYEIYKQVIPLKNEIIQIEEEYIRNENILAEQNMLISQSQNEIEQNQLDYEKNIQVSSKIQNEIEINQNELMVSKKVIDDLTNELVRWNKRVSHIENHNKYLLCNSTIEAIMPIYVSLDYNTRTTFIQKCIETLKKKFENYSFDIKSIFNIEKYIIEMYKRLRHFVVLDSSESEYTSLIQEPYTQVSCCDVNFIKVLNSVKSLSGSLLVKDIHCCDVNIKLKILNEFKEKVDVETDFTMYIISTNEYFGMNKCVDKCIIESIYNRAIVLNMKLNSECFLEYTKNKIIDVLEPEIYSLYINSNKNIDELNFRINDNETRLLDKLVDSDVFDPDFVKFIDEYKQVNEQLDSSLNDLKKSYEIYEQAIDSKLPLIELLYYIYKEVEELGNLNKLYCFDYNALFYFTKVLYNRDNYITDIIILTYNWISEGILETDGIIWGTKMLRILSKYNNELKEINDSSNNTSNSIQLLINNYLKSQDYNDIILDYYDTIVLLTDGFEDPVYISESISNKREKSLDAYAVGSLSEMTRVTNSMLKSLNMGNYIILKNIHLSKTWINKIETDFLNKYKSSKIFLTCDMNVELSKNMLLSCHKILSELTELKSLISHLFNIFANNSYLKCSRFILLKCVVIHSIIILRQVYIPFGWSKKYNFNTNDLKIILTFLSESLNKSDLDQVKTSCLINDIIKEVYTAKITCEIDLKLLDDIIQVSDQRVQESDDIGTWIENNSLDDGFAFIGFTKYTQNEILNSKTYNNKSCIEYDGEYKTELNTDCKVFQNFIKDEIAEATVKKSVNPLEHTKELENITRFINGENMGTINLNNIILANRLINLVKFCIPNNIDPEEMELTLTIDNLGELLGNWFKVRVKLWNGEYDPDDNLILSGTDCGREHELFFCWARKVENTSEHNALRTLIPLYKSNGFV